A genome region from Hymenobacter tibetensis includes the following:
- a CDS encoding adenine nucleotide alpha hydrolase family protein, which translates to MDTTVPGITFNPKGECNFCEVHDHMDRAFPLGEAGQRKVQEIAADLKKLGRGKKYDCVLGVSGGRDSSFTLWYCVVKLGLRPLAVHFNDGFGNPVAGENMVKACHKLGVEMRTITSDWRESKDLKIAFLKASTPDMEEGTDVGIATALYGVAAKEGIQRVVIGQSFRTEGIAPLTWNYLDGKYLKAVHKRFGTVPLRPWKPNDPGFHLDLEQMFYYAFIRRIKTVTLLYHVDYVRADVDELLTRELDWVNPGAHYFDDLYQSVIYYLNRTKFNIDRRLFNYSAMVRSDQMSREVALERIKHINGIEDERVINLCIKRLGLTRAEFEEIVKTPPKTFRDYPNNYSLIRKLRWPIKILSQLNLIPESAYDKYFNCGT; encoded by the coding sequence ATGGATACTACGGTTCCTGGCATCACCTTCAATCCTAAGGGAGAATGTAATTTCTGTGAGGTACACGACCATATGGACCGAGCTTTCCCTCTAGGTGAAGCCGGACAGCGCAAAGTGCAGGAAATTGCCGCCGACCTGAAGAAATTAGGCCGAGGTAAAAAATACGACTGCGTGTTAGGCGTCAGTGGTGGCCGCGACTCGTCGTTTACCCTTTGGTATTGCGTGGTGAAGCTAGGGTTGCGCCCGTTAGCCGTACACTTCAACGACGGCTTCGGCAACCCTGTAGCCGGCGAGAACATGGTAAAAGCCTGCCACAAGCTTGGGGTGGAAATGCGTACCATTACCTCGGACTGGCGCGAATCGAAAGACCTGAAGATTGCCTTCCTAAAGGCTTCTACGCCGGATATGGAAGAGGGCACCGACGTAGGCATTGCCACGGCACTGTATGGCGTGGCAGCCAAAGAAGGCATCCAGCGGGTGGTAATCGGGCAGTCGTTCCGAACGGAAGGCATTGCGCCGCTTACTTGGAACTACCTGGATGGCAAATATCTGAAGGCGGTACACAAACGATTTGGTACTGTCCCGCTGCGCCCTTGGAAGCCCAATGATCCTGGTTTTCACTTGGATTTGGAGCAGATGTTCTACTACGCTTTCATCCGCCGTATCAAGACCGTAACGCTGCTCTACCACGTAGACTACGTCCGGGCTGATGTAGATGAATTGCTGACCCGGGAACTGGATTGGGTGAACCCTGGTGCGCACTACTTCGATGACCTCTATCAAAGCGTCATCTACTACCTCAACCGGACCAAGTTCAACATCGACCGGCGCCTGTTCAACTATTCCGCCATGGTTCGCTCAGACCAGATGAGCCGGGAGGTGGCTTTGGAGCGCATAAAGCACATCAACGGCATCGAAGATGAGCGGGTAATCAATCTGTGCATCAAGCGTTTGGGCTTGACGCGTGCGGAATTTGAGGAGATTGTAAAAACTCCACCCAAAACCTTCCGCGACTACCCTAACAATTACTCCCTGATCCGGAAGCTCCGTTGGCCTATCAAAATCCTTAGCCAGCTGAATCTGATCCCGGAATCTGCTTACGATAAGTACTTCAACTGCGGTACTTAA
- a CDS encoding carbon-nitrogen hydrolase family protein — MGQLLVEGGEPDRNLARAALMIAEAASRGCNVILLPETLDFAWTHPSALTEAQPIPGTYSDLLCQEAVRHNIYICAGLTELAPNGQVYNAALLINPEGEILTKYHKINLLTVEQPYYAVGQTLNVVDTPLGKIGVNICADNFIDGLSIGHTLARMGAEFILSPSSWTVDYSITEEQDPYREKWVKPYSILARLYNVAVVGTTSVGYIVGGPYEGKKSIGCSLAVDAAGVRAQGKFNEFAGDLVVVDIPRPNRGEKGTQIGEMLLRKGFKFDTLPS, encoded by the coding sequence ATGGGCCAATTGCTGGTGGAAGGTGGCGAACCAGACCGCAACTTGGCACGAGCGGCCCTCATGATAGCCGAAGCCGCCTCTCGCGGCTGCAACGTCATTTTGCTACCCGAAACGCTGGACTTCGCCTGGACGCACCCAAGCGCCCTTACGGAAGCACAACCCATTCCGGGTACCTACTCCGACCTGCTGTGCCAAGAAGCTGTTCGGCACAACATCTACATCTGTGCGGGTCTCACCGAGCTGGCTCCTAATGGCCAAGTGTACAATGCGGCACTGCTGATCAACCCCGAAGGAGAAATACTTACTAAGTACCACAAAATCAACTTGCTTACGGTAGAACAGCCCTATTACGCCGTAGGCCAAACGCTCAATGTAGTGGATACTCCGCTCGGTAAAATTGGCGTCAACATCTGCGCCGACAACTTTATCGACGGGTTATCCATTGGGCACACGCTAGCCCGCATGGGTGCCGAGTTTATTCTCTCACCTTCCTCCTGGACCGTCGACTATTCTATCACAGAAGAGCAAGACCCCTACCGTGAGAAATGGGTGAAGCCGTATTCCATTCTGGCGCGCCTCTACAACGTGGCTGTGGTAGGCACTACTTCTGTAGGCTACATTGTAGGTGGCCCTTATGAAGGCAAGAAAAGCATTGGCTGCTCGTTGGCCGTTGATGCGGCCGGTGTACGTGCCCAAGGAAAATTCAATGAGTTTGCCGGCGATTTAGTGGTGGTTGATATACCTCGCCCCAACAGAGGGGAAAAGGGCACGCAAATTGGAGAGATGTTGCTGCGTAAGGGCTTTAAGTTTGATACCTTGCCGTCTTAA
- a CDS encoding M12 family metallopeptidase, whose product MKKTFLPMLTLSAGLGALSLLAGCASDKEVSPDSNPTSAATQDAKAEEAYPGQTGAIRTGYLSGQPIAYQEVNGENVYEGDILLTSEQVNDRVAHPESAGRNSGLWPSGIIYYTIDGALPSKNRVTDAIAHWEANTTIRFVQRTTQTAYVTFRVGSGCSSNIGRLGRVQYINLASGCSTGNTIHEIGHALGLFHEQTRTDRDNFVTINTGNIESGYENNFAKYTALGYTGTDFGPLDFGSIMMYGSYSFSSNGQPTIVKKDGSTFNIQRTGLSAGDKSGIDTMY is encoded by the coding sequence ATGAAGAAAACCTTTTTACCCATGCTCACCTTGTCGGCTGGCTTGGGCGCCTTATCGTTGTTGGCTGGCTGCGCCAGTGATAAAGAAGTTTCTCCAGACAGCAATCCAACCAGCGCGGCCACCCAGGATGCTAAAGCCGAAGAGGCCTATCCTGGCCAGACAGGGGCTATCCGTACTGGCTATCTGTCGGGGCAGCCGATAGCTTACCAGGAAGTAAACGGAGAAAACGTATACGAAGGCGATATTCTACTTACCTCGGAGCAAGTGAATGATCGGGTGGCCCATCCGGAAAGTGCCGGCCGCAACAGCGGGCTTTGGCCGAGCGGCATCATCTACTACACCATTGACGGTGCTTTGCCTAGCAAAAACCGCGTGACGGACGCCATTGCCCATTGGGAGGCGAATACCACTATTCGGTTTGTGCAGCGCACCACCCAAACGGCTTACGTTACGTTCCGGGTGGGCTCTGGCTGCTCGTCCAACATTGGCCGGCTGGGGAGAGTGCAGTACATCAACCTCGCCTCCGGCTGCTCCACTGGCAATACCATCCACGAAATTGGGCACGCCCTGGGCTTGTTTCACGAGCAAACCCGCACTGACCGCGACAATTTCGTGACCATCAACACTGGAAACATCGAAAGCGGGTACGAAAACAACTTTGCGAAGTACACGGCCCTTGGCTATACGGGCACCGACTTTGGCCCCTTGGATTTCGGGTCTATCATGATGTATGGGTCCTATTCTTTCTCCTCGAACGGCCAGCCCACTATCGTCAAGAAAGACGGCTCAACCTTCAACATCCAGCGCACCGGCTTGTCGGCCGGCGACAAGAGCGGCATCGATACCATGTACTAA
- a CDS encoding valine--tRNA ligase: MSIAKTYTPAEVEAKWYQRWQEQGFFKAKANPQKLPYSVVIPPPNVTGVLHMGHMLNNTIQDVLVRRARMQGKEACWVPGTDHASIATEAKVVASLKEKGIEKKDLTREQFLEHAWEWKEKYGGIILEQLKKLGASCDWDRTRFTMEPELTEAVLRVFVDLYQKGLIYRGIRMVNWDPQGGTAVSDEEVIAKDTMAKMYHLRYEVVGGQNDTNGQPSATGNSITVATSRPETIMADVAVAVNPNDPRYTHLHGAKVRIPLLGREIPIILDEYVAIDFGTGALKVTPAHDLNDYELGLKHNLPVIDILNNDGSLNEKAELYVGQDRFAARRNIVKDLEAAGLLDKVEEYASVLQTSERTGAVIEPKLSLQWFLKMDHLAKPALAAVENDEIKLHPPKFKNMYRAWMENVHDWCISRQLWWGQRIPAYYLPDGSFVVALTPEEALKLAREKSSNEQLQLTDLRQDDDVLDTWFSSWLWPISVFDGFKDPDNADVNYFYPTNDLVTAPEILFFWVARMIMAGLEYRREVPFRNVYLTGIVRDDQGRKMSKQLGNSPDPLDLIAQYGADGVRTGMLFSSPAGNDLLFDIKLVEQGRNFTNKLWNAFRLTQGWEVDASLPFANAKAVEWFSAKLHTTLTDLNEHFDKFRMSDALMTVYKLVWDDFCSYYLEMVKPAYQAPIDPETLRHTTGFLETLLKLLHPFMPFITEEIWHELAERGAKDYVCVAAWPKVQAVSGAPELLARMERALEIVAGVRTIRNQKGLGPNKPLTLAAKTDDAALLHEYDGVIRKLAALSEISLVDAAPAASVSFVSGGAEFFVPLEGQIDLGAEKARLEKELEYAQGFRDSVLKKLSNEKFVQNAKPDVLERERQKLADAETKITTLQQSLNSL, translated from the coding sequence ATGTCCATCGCCAAAACGTACACTCCCGCTGAGGTTGAAGCCAAATGGTACCAACGCTGGCAGGAACAGGGCTTTTTCAAAGCCAAGGCTAATCCGCAGAAACTTCCTTACTCGGTGGTAATTCCGCCGCCCAACGTGACGGGGGTTCTGCACATGGGCCACATGCTCAACAACACCATTCAGGATGTGCTGGTGCGCCGCGCCCGTATGCAGGGCAAAGAAGCCTGCTGGGTGCCCGGTACTGACCACGCTTCCATTGCCACTGAAGCCAAAGTAGTGGCCTCCCTTAAAGAGAAAGGCATCGAGAAGAAAGACCTGACCCGGGAGCAGTTTCTGGAGCATGCCTGGGAGTGGAAAGAAAAATACGGTGGTATTATTCTGGAGCAGCTCAAGAAGCTAGGCGCTTCCTGTGACTGGGACCGGACTCGTTTCACGATGGAGCCCGAACTGACCGAAGCCGTTTTGCGCGTGTTCGTGGACCTCTACCAAAAGGGCCTGATCTACCGCGGCATCCGGATGGTGAACTGGGACCCCCAGGGCGGCACCGCCGTGTCCGATGAAGAGGTTATTGCCAAGGACACCATGGCCAAGATGTACCACCTGCGATACGAGGTAGTGGGTGGCCAGAACGATACAAATGGTCAGCCATCGGCCACTGGTAACTCTATCACCGTGGCTACCTCTCGCCCCGAAACTATCATGGCGGACGTGGCGGTAGCGGTGAACCCCAACGACCCCCGCTACACGCATCTGCACGGCGCCAAAGTTCGGATTCCGCTGCTCGGTCGTGAAATTCCAATTATTCTGGACGAGTACGTTGCTATTGATTTCGGGACGGGCGCGCTGAAAGTAACGCCTGCGCACGACCTGAACGACTATGAGCTGGGCTTGAAGCACAACCTGCCCGTTATCGACATTCTCAACAACGACGGCTCACTCAATGAGAAAGCCGAACTGTATGTTGGGCAAGACCGGTTTGCGGCGCGCCGTAACATTGTGAAAGACTTGGAAGCTGCTGGCTTGCTCGATAAGGTAGAGGAATACGCCAGCGTATTGCAGACCTCTGAGCGCACCGGTGCGGTAATCGAGCCCAAGCTGAGCTTGCAGTGGTTTCTGAAAATGGACCACTTGGCCAAGCCGGCGCTTGCTGCCGTCGAGAACGACGAAATCAAGCTGCATCCGCCCAAGTTCAAGAACATGTACCGGGCGTGGATGGAGAACGTGCACGATTGGTGCATCTCGCGTCAGCTGTGGTGGGGCCAGCGCATCCCGGCTTACTACCTGCCCGACGGCAGCTTTGTGGTGGCCCTCACACCAGAAGAAGCCCTGAAGCTGGCCCGTGAAAAGAGCAGCAACGAACAGCTACAGCTCACGGACTTGCGCCAGGACGATGATGTACTGGACACCTGGTTTTCGTCGTGGCTGTGGCCGATTTCGGTGTTTGATGGCTTTAAAGACCCCGACAACGCCGACGTCAACTATTTCTACCCAACCAATGATTTGGTGACGGCCCCCGAAATCCTGTTTTTCTGGGTGGCCCGCATGATTATGGCCGGGCTAGAGTACCGCCGCGAAGTACCGTTCCGCAACGTTTACCTCACCGGTATCGTGCGCGACGACCAGGGCCGCAAGATGAGCAAGCAGCTCGGCAACTCGCCCGATCCGCTTGACTTGATTGCGCAGTACGGTGCCGATGGCGTGCGGACGGGCATGCTATTCTCGTCGCCAGCCGGCAACGACTTGTTGTTTGATATCAAGTTGGTAGAGCAGGGCCGCAACTTCACTAACAAGCTCTGGAACGCCTTCCGCCTCACGCAGGGGTGGGAAGTGGATGCCTCCTTGCCGTTTGCGAATGCCAAAGCCGTAGAGTGGTTCTCGGCCAAGCTGCACACCACGCTCACCGACCTGAACGAGCACTTCGACAAGTTCCGGATGAGTGATGCGCTGATGACGGTGTACAAGCTGGTATGGGACGACTTCTGCTCGTACTACCTGGAAATGGTGAAACCGGCTTATCAGGCCCCCATCGACCCCGAAACCCTGCGCCATACTACTGGCTTCCTGGAAACCTTGCTGAAGCTGCTGCACCCGTTCATGCCCTTTATCACCGAGGAAATTTGGCACGAACTGGCCGAGCGGGGAGCAAAGGACTACGTGTGCGTGGCCGCGTGGCCTAAGGTGCAGGCCGTATCAGGTGCTCCGGAGCTACTGGCCCGTATGGAGCGGGCGCTGGAAATTGTAGCCGGCGTACGTACCATTCGGAACCAGAAAGGCCTAGGACCCAACAAGCCGTTGACGCTGGCTGCTAAAACCGACGATGCCGCGCTACTGCACGAGTACGATGGCGTTATCAGGAAGCTGGCGGCCTTAAGCGAAATCAGTTTGGTGGATGCCGCACCGGCGGCTTCCGTCAGCTTTGTGTCGGGCGGCGCCGAATTCTTTGTGCCGTTGGAAGGGCAGATCGACTTGGGCGCAGAAAAAGCACGCCTCGAAAAAGAGCTGGAATACGCCCAAGGGTTCCGCGACTCTGTGTTGAAAAAACTGTCCAACGAGAAATTTGTGCAGAACGCCAAGCCCGACGTATTGGAGCGGGAGCGGCAGAAACTAGCCGACGCCGAAACCAAGATTACAACCCTGCAGCAAAGCTTGAATAGTCTTTAA